The DNA region AGAAGTGTAGAAGTATCAATCCATCAATGGAGACAAGGAAAAGAAACCATAAGACATACACGGTTACATGCACATTCTTCATTTGCAGAAGTGTAGAAGTAGCAATCCGTTAATGGAGACAATGAAGAAAAACAATAAGGCGTATACGGCTACCTGTCATTCTCCATTTGCAGATGTGTAAAAATAACAATCCATTAATGGAGAATAGGGTATGGAAAGGGCAGATTTCCAGTACATACGTCTCCCTTATTCCTGAATTATGGGCGTAAGTCACATGATTCAGGAGAGATAGCCACCTTTTTATGGGGAGAGCAGCCGGCAAATGCCTGATGGAAATGACCCGAAAATCACAGGAGAATAACCGTACAATAGGCTGATACACAATTCCTATTGGAGAATGTTGTCCCCATTAGGGGACAGCAAGTTGTGTTTTCGTTTAACGAAAACAGGACGGTTTAACGGAGAATACACCGATAAACCGTTACTTATTTCAAGCTCCAGCGTCGCTTTTTACATATCTAACTATAATTCATTTGAAATCACAAAACAGATTGAACCGAATGTGGTTAGTTTGTCTGTTTATTTCATGTCCGAATCATTAGTATGCTATGTTGCAAAGTTCGTATTCATTATGAAAAAATCCGCTTACGAGAACAAGATATTCAGGTAATTTGCCATCCTTTCCCCAAAGAAGTTCGATGTTAAAAAGTTCAGAAAGCGTTTTGGCTATGTCAAATCCGAAGGCTTCGAGTGACGGACGCACTTTTTCCGGGTGTCGGCATGGTGTGCCGCAGTTACGCGTACACTCGTTATCTGAGCAGTGAAGACATTTACCTATATAGGCAAATGAACGCCCTCCATATTTCCGTTCCATATCCAATAATTCGCTCTCGATTCGTATCCGTTCCGGTAAAATGAGTTTTTGTGTATATTCAATCGGAATATCTTTGTCTTCAGGGATTATCTTCGTTGCCATAAGATGTGCATACTTGTATTGTCGGAGAAACGATTCCGTATCAAAATCAAATGGAGGACACCCCCAACTTTTACCGTAATTGGTACATTGTTTGCAAAGTTCAAGAAAATGTGGTTCGTCACGGAATTCGGCGATATATCCTTCAACAGTGATGTCTGAAGTAAAATTTTCTACAGTGTATATACTCATTGTTTCAAAATCATTGTACCGCATAAGGAGTCGAAACGGATGTTTTCATTTTGGAAAAGTCTGTCAATGTATCCGCTTTTCTGCATTTCAGACGCGGTCAAGCAACTTAAATTCGGGGTATCTAACAATGCTATCGAATCGCACATGGACAACGCGATGTCAAGTTCATGTGTCGAGAACATGATACATTTTTTCTCGTCGTGGACAAGCCTACGAAGCAACGCCACAAGTTCGTAGCGATTAGGCATGTCAAGAAAGGAAGTCGGTTCATCAAGGAGAATGATAGGAGTATCCTGTGCCAATGCACGAGCAATCATCACACGCTGGCATTCGCCATCCGACATTTTATCCATCGTGCGGTTTGCATAAGCCTCCATTCCCACCGAAATGAGCGATTGCATGACTATCTCCTTATCTGTTTCTTGCATCCTACCTATCCAGTTGGTATAAGGAGCACGGCCTATGGCTACGACATCCTTGCACCGCAGGTTGGCGATGCGCGTGCGCTCGGTCGTGACGACAGCCAGCGTTTTTGCCATATCTTCGGTTTTCATGCAGGCGATGTCGTGCCCGTCGAGAATGATTTTTCCGGAATAACACCGGTTCAGACCGGCTATGGCGCGGAGCAACGTCGATTTTCCTGTCCCGTTTCTTCCGATAAGGGCTGTCAGTTGACCTTTTTTTATCGTGGCATTTACCTCGTGGAGCAACGAGTTTTCTTTGTAACCTATGGAAAAATGCTGTAATTCTATCATGCGGTGATGGATTTGTTGCGTAAAACCACCCATACGACGATTGGGATTCCCAATAGAGCTGTAATGGCGTTGATCGGCAAGGTGAATATTTTAGAAATGATGTCGCAAAGAAGCAATATCGATGCTCCCGAAAGAATTGTTCCGGGCAGAAGGACATGATGATCGCTATTTTGGAAAAGCATTCTTGTGACATGAGGCATAGCGAGACCTATGAAACCTATCGGACCGCAAAAAGCGGTTATCGTTCCGGCGAGCAGCGTTGTCGAGAGAAACAACAGGCTGCGTGAACGCCGAATATTCAGTCCCATTGTTACGGCATATTCCTCTCCGAACAGCAGGAGGTTAAGCGGTT from Bacteroides sp. MSB163 includes:
- a CDS encoding DUF2284 domain-containing protein, which translates into the protein MSIYTVENFTSDITVEGYIAEFRDEPHFLELCKQCTNYGKSWGCPPFDFDTESFLRQYKYAHLMATKIIPEDKDIPIEYTQKLILPERIRIESELLDMERKYGGRSFAYIGKCLHCSDNECTRNCGTPCRHPEKVRPSLEAFGFDIAKTLSELFNIELLWGKDGKLPEYLVLVSGFFHNEYELCNIAY
- a CDS encoding ABC transporter ATP-binding protein, with amino-acid sequence MIELQHFSIGYKENSLLHEVNATIKKGQLTALIGRNGTGKSTLLRAIAGLNRCYSGKIILDGHDIACMKTEDMAKTLAVVTTERTRIANLRCKDVVAIGRAPYTNWIGRMQETDKEIVMQSLISVGMEAYANRTMDKMSDGECQRVMIARALAQDTPIILLDEPTSFLDMPNRYELVALLRRLVHDEKKCIMFSTHELDIALSMCDSIALLDTPNLSCLTASEMQKSGYIDRLFQNENIRFDSLCGTMILKQ